From Acidimicrobiia bacterium, the proteins below share one genomic window:
- a CDS encoding adenylate/guanylate cyclase domain-containing protein has translation MEERRDPTADTDAHRPAGQSRADAAESLFTSGTVTFLFTDVEGSTRMWEEDPVEAGVAMAHHERLLRSLVSAHRGRVVKGTGDGVLAVFESAHDALAASVRIQLDLNSDSTLRVRIGIHTGEAQLRRGDYYGTTLNRCQRVMDAGHGGQILLTLATEEVLTRPLPEGVTLLDLGPHRLRDLPEPMRLFQAVHDRLPSKFPALRGGDAFEHNLPVQLTTFVGREEELARSSDLLADSRIATLTGIGGCGKTRLALRVAANHLTEFPSGVWLAEFTYVSDADLVPRIIAQAVGVPDEPGRDLLDSVAMRLRQAPALLVFDNCEHLLGPLASAIDHLLRAAPALKVLATSRERLGVPGEAVYVVPPMSSPSREDSESAERAMEHDAVRLFASRAKLARAGFEVDDSNARDVGRICRAVDGIPLAIELAAGRVGALSVSQVATLLEGRLEIRGSGTRTGDRRHQTMETTLDWSYQLLTPFEREVLAQLATFAGSFALDQVEAVCGVADGDDGTLHAVMALLEKSLVTGDTTTGRYRLLEPVRRYAGDKLAASGRQAELTRRHAQFFRDLVETAQDEAKGATQAEWLHRLEKDHDNIRAALRWAIEGGEADLALRIAVAVWNFWKLRGSLVEGRDWLEQVIHLAEDATHPLLARALYAAGDLDAGLGYVDEARRHLEASLALTEELGDDGAAAACLTRLAGLAYRQADLPAATRLFEEALERAHRAADPRREGQILTSLALLSEEQGRTADADEYVAGALDACSRKDDLYVALDALLADGEIAINREDWGRARRALTETLETARSAGFTDLIAWSTAYLGKLALGEGRAEDGEQRLSESLAMFQRLEIPLGQSWAMRHLGRTALAQGDDARASALLTGALSISLEQVRPDAPMVLQALAELGARRPDPEPAAVLLGAAQVARQRIGLTLPVGEQRIADETEATLRHRIADARFTELVAQGAALTLDDAADFAAAQI, from the coding sequence GTGGAGGAGCGACGCGACCCCACCGCCGACACGGACGCCCATAGGCCCGCAGGCCAGTCGCGGGCGGATGCCGCCGAGTCTCTGTTCACCAGCGGGACCGTCACCTTCCTCTTCACCGACGTCGAGGGATCGACCCGCATGTGGGAGGAGGATCCGGTCGAGGCGGGGGTGGCGATGGCCCACCACGAGCGGCTGCTGCGCTCGCTGGTGTCGGCCCATCGAGGCAGAGTCGTCAAGGGCACTGGAGACGGAGTTCTCGCGGTGTTCGAGTCGGCGCACGACGCCCTCGCCGCCAGTGTCCGCATCCAGCTCGACCTGAACAGCGACAGCACCCTTCGGGTGCGAATCGGCATACACACCGGGGAGGCCCAGCTCCGCCGGGGCGACTACTACGGGACCACCCTCAATCGCTGCCAGCGGGTGATGGACGCCGGCCACGGCGGCCAGATCCTGCTCACCCTGGCCACCGAGGAGGTGCTGACCCGCCCGCTGCCCGAAGGGGTGACTCTCCTCGATCTCGGCCCCCACCGGCTGCGCGACCTCCCCGAGCCGATGCGGCTGTTCCAGGCGGTGCATGACCGCCTCCCCTCGAAGTTCCCCGCACTACGCGGCGGCGACGCCTTCGAGCACAACCTGCCGGTGCAGCTGACCACCTTCGTCGGGCGAGAGGAGGAGCTGGCCCGCTCCTCCGACCTCCTCGCCGACTCCCGAATCGCGACCCTCACCGGGATCGGCGGCTGCGGCAAGACCCGCCTGGCGCTCCGAGTGGCCGCCAACCACCTGACCGAGTTCCCCAGCGGCGTGTGGCTCGCCGAGTTCACCTACGTCAGCGACGCCGATCTGGTCCCGCGCATCATCGCCCAGGCGGTGGGGGTCCCCGACGAGCCGGGTCGTGACCTGCTCGACTCGGTGGCGATGCGGCTGCGGCAGGCTCCGGCGCTGCTGGTGTTCGACAACTGCGAGCACCTGCTCGGTCCCCTGGCTTCAGCAATCGACCATCTACTCCGCGCGGCTCCCGCGCTGAAGGTGTTGGCGACGAGTCGGGAACGACTGGGGGTCCCCGGTGAAGCCGTGTACGTGGTCCCTCCAATGTCGTCCCCGAGCCGGGAGGACTCCGAGTCCGCCGAACGAGCGATGGAGCACGATGCGGTCCGCCTGTTCGCCAGCCGCGCCAAGCTTGCCCGGGCCGGATTCGAGGTGGACGACTCGAACGCCCGCGATGTGGGCCGGATATGCCGAGCGGTCGACGGGATCCCCCTGGCCATCGAACTCGCCGCCGGACGGGTTGGCGCCCTCAGCGTCAGTCAGGTGGCGACTCTCCTCGAAGGCAGGCTCGAGATCCGGGGCAGCGGCACTCGCACCGGCGACCGCCGCCACCAGACCATGGAGACCACGCTCGACTGGAGCTACCAGTTGCTGACGCCCTTCGAGCGCGAGGTCCTCGCCCAGCTGGCGACCTTCGCGGGGAGCTTCGCCCTCGACCAAGTGGAGGCGGTGTGTGGCGTCGCCGACGGGGATGACGGGACCCTCCATGCGGTCATGGCGCTCCTCGAGAAGTCACTCGTGACCGGCGACACGACAACGGGCAGGTATCGCCTGCTCGAGCCGGTGCGTCGCTACGCCGGGGACAAGCTGGCCGCATCGGGTCGCCAGGCCGAACTGACGCGGCGCCATGCCCAATTCTTCAGGGACCTGGTCGAAACCGCGCAAGACGAGGCCAAGGGCGCCACCCAGGCCGAGTGGCTCCACCGCCTGGAGAAGGACCACGACAACATCCGAGCGGCGCTCCGCTGGGCGATCGAGGGGGGCGAGGCGGATCTCGCCCTGCGCATCGCCGTTGCCGTATGGAACTTCTGGAAGCTCCGCGGCAGTCTCGTGGAGGGGCGCGATTGGCTCGAGCAGGTGATCCATTTGGCTGAGGACGCCACACACCCGCTGCTCGCCCGGGCTCTCTACGCGGCGGGCGACCTCGACGCCGGCCTCGGGTATGTCGATGAGGCGCGCCGGCACCTCGAAGCCTCGCTCGCCCTCACCGAGGAGTTGGGCGACGATGGCGCCGCTGCTGCCTGCCTCACCAGGCTGGCCGGGCTCGCCTATCGCCAGGCAGACCTTCCGGCGGCGACCCGGCTGTTCGAGGAAGCCCTGGAACGCGCCCACCGGGCAGCCGATCCGCGCCGTGAGGGGCAGATCCTGACCAGTCTTGCGCTGCTGTCGGAGGAGCAGGGGCGTACTGCCGACGCCGACGAGTATGTGGCGGGGGCGCTCGACGCCTGCTCGCGGAAGGACGACCTGTACGTGGCACTCGACGCGCTGCTCGCCGACGGGGAGATCGCCATCAACCGTGAGGACTGGGGTCGGGCGCGCCGTGCCCTGACCGAGACGCTGGAGACCGCCCGGTCCGCCGGCTTCACCGATCTGATCGCCTGGTCGACCGCCTACCTGGGCAAGCTGGCGCTCGGCGAGGGGCGGGCCGAGGACGGCGAGCAGCGGCTGTCGGAGAGCCTGGCCATGTTCCAACGGCTCGAGATCCCACTCGGGCAGTCGTGGGCGATGCGCCACCTGGGGCGCACCGCGCTCGCCCAAGGGGACGATGCCCGTGCCTCGGCGCTCCTTACCGGAGCCTTGAGCATCTCGCTGGAGCAGGTGCGCCCCGATGCGCCGATGGTCCTCCAGGCTCTGGCCGAGTTGGGGGCGCGCCGCCCCGACCCCGAGCCGGCCGCGGTGCTGTTGGGAGCGGCCCAGGTGGCGCGCCAACGGATCGGCCTGACGTTGCCGGTCGGCGAGCAGCGGATCGCCGACGAGACGGAGGCGACGCTGCGCCACCGGATCGCCGACGCCAGGTTCACCGAGCTGGTCGCTCAGGGGGCGGCGCTGACCCTCGACGACGCTGCCGACTTCGCCGCCGCTCAGATCTAG
- a CDS encoding MFS transporter — translation MAVNSASLQLVAAMAAITFGLVTGVTALLGLGPAIFLTSGAMTAAVAGRLMDRFGRIPVLTVGFVLGSIGSALTALSLSTLEPLLAIVGFALIGSSGGIINLSRAAAGDMYPPERRARGIAWVLFGSVFGAILGPAVFAPLFAGREVAAEALVFPWLVGSGIALVGMSIVVWVRPDPKVIAESFRTADEPPPGPADPLGKILRREGVVPALLSGLVSYAVMVAVMTLTAYVVVGHHHHAQHLVFPIIGAHVLGMFGLAPVIGSIIDRTGRRPALVGGLLVVAASSAGLIWVSGVWGIAILLFGLGVGWNLSIVAATASLADLAAPSERGKLLGFHDMMGGLLGATLVLLGGWVLDAVGVYALASGAAFVALVPVVIILFGSRRGGSPLPIAGLPAEERV, via the coding sequence ATGGCGGTCAACTCTGCATCGCTCCAGCTGGTGGCGGCGATGGCGGCGATCACCTTCGGGCTCGTGACCGGCGTCACCGCTTTGCTCGGTCTCGGGCCGGCGATCTTTCTCACCAGCGGGGCGATGACCGCAGCGGTAGCCGGGCGGCTGATGGACCGCTTCGGCCGTATCCCGGTGCTCACCGTGGGCTTCGTCCTGGGTTCGATCGGCTCGGCACTCACCGCACTCTCACTGAGCACCCTGGAGCCGCTCCTCGCCATTGTCGGCTTCGCCCTGATCGGATCGTCGGGCGGCATCATCAACCTATCCCGCGCCGCCGCCGGCGACATGTACCCGCCGGAACGGCGCGCCCGCGGCATCGCCTGGGTGCTCTTCGGCTCTGTGTTCGGGGCGATCCTGGGACCTGCCGTCTTTGCTCCGCTCTTCGCGGGCCGCGAGGTGGCCGCCGAGGCGTTGGTGTTTCCTTGGCTCGTCGGCTCCGGGATCGCTCTGGTGGGGATGTCGATCGTGGTCTGGGTGCGACCCGACCCGAAGGTGATCGCCGAGTCGTTCCGCACTGCCGACGAACCGCCTCCGGGGCCAGCCGATCCGCTCGGAAAGATCCTGCGGCGCGAGGGCGTGGTGCCCGCCCTCCTGTCGGGACTCGTCTCGTACGCGGTCATGGTCGCGGTGATGACCCTCACCGCCTACGTGGTGGTCGGCCACCACCATCACGCTCAGCATCTGGTGTTCCCGATCATCGGCGCCCACGTGTTGGGCATGTTCGGGCTGGCGCCGGTGATCGGCAGCATCATCGATCGCACGGGCCGCCGTCCCGCCCTCGTCGGCGGCCTCCTCGTGGTCGCTGCGTCGTCTGCAGGCCTCATCTGGGTGAGTGGCGTGTGGGGCATAGCGATCCTGCTCTTCGGCCTGGGTGTCGGCTGGAACCTGTCGATCGTGGCGGCCACGGCATCCCTCGCCGACCTCGCCGCTCCCAGCGAGCGCGGCAAGCTGCTCGGGTTCCACGACATGATGGGGGGTCTCCTCGGCGCCACCCTCGTCCTGCTCGGCGGCTGGGTGCTCGACGCCGTCGGCGTCTACGCCCTGGCGTCGGGCGCCGCTTTCGTGGCACTGGTGCCGGTAGTGATCATCCTGTTCGGCTCACGCCGAGGAGGCTCTCCGCTACCGATTGCCGGCCTGCCGGCCGAGGAGCGCGTGTAG
- a CDS encoding O-methyltransferase, translated as MDMTADRWDYISDYIDEVFGGEDDILRTATAEADAAGLPPIAISASVGRLLLMLTRASRGRLAVELGTLGGYSGTWIARGLPENGRLITVEADQHHAEVAGRQFDRAGLAEQVEIRRGRALDVLDELASELADFSVDLAFVDAEKVEYPEYARRLHPLIAPGGFYVADNVLGTGGTWIGDLDHEGVAAIDTHNRLVASWPDFDSVIVPLRQGVLVARRK; from the coding sequence ATGGACATGACCGCCGACCGCTGGGACTACATCTCCGACTACATCGACGAGGTGTTCGGAGGCGAGGATGACATCCTCCGCACCGCCACCGCGGAGGCGGATGCTGCGGGCCTTCCCCCCATCGCGATCTCGGCCTCGGTGGGACGCCTTCTGCTGATGCTGACTCGGGCATCCAGAGGGCGCCTCGCCGTCGAGTTGGGCACCCTCGGCGGCTACTCGGGAACCTGGATCGCCCGCGGCCTGCCTGAGAACGGGCGGCTGATCACCGTCGAGGCGGACCAGCACCATGCCGAGGTGGCCGGTCGCCAGTTCGACCGCGCTGGCCTCGCCGAGCAGGTCGAGATCCGCCGCGGCCGCGCCCTCGACGTCCTCGACGAGCTGGCTTCCGAGCTTGCGGACTTCAGCGTCGACCTCGCCTTCGTCGACGCCGAGAAGGTCGAGTACCCGGAGTACGCCCGGAGACTGCACCCGCTCATCGCTCCCGGCGGCTTCTATGTCGCCGACAACGTCCTCGGCACCGGGGGTACCTGGATCGGGGATCTCGACCACGAGGGGGTAGCCGCCATAGACACCCACAATCGGCTCGTGGCCTCGTGGCCCGACTTCGACTCGGTGATCGTGCCCCTCCGGCAGGGCGTCCTCGTGGCACGGCGCAAATGA
- a CDS encoding helix-turn-helix transcriptional regulator encodes MSGQAMKGHLDLLLLAVLADGAKHGYAVIEELRLRSDGAFDHPEGTVYPALHRLEKAGYLESGWSEVQGRKRRTYSLTSKGTTALDAARVSWDEFSIAVGSVLRGVPWPTTP; translated from the coding sequence ATGAGTGGCCAGGCGATGAAAGGGCATCTCGACCTCTTGCTGCTGGCCGTCCTGGCGGACGGCGCCAAGCACGGGTACGCGGTCATCGAGGAGCTTCGGCTCCGCAGTGACGGCGCCTTCGACCATCCGGAGGGGACCGTATATCCGGCCCTCCACCGGCTCGAGAAGGCCGGCTACCTGGAGAGCGGCTGGAGCGAGGTGCAGGGAAGAAAGAGGCGGACCTACTCGCTCACCAGCAAGGGGACCACCGCACTCGACGCCGCGCGCGTTTCATGGGACGAGTTCTCGATCGCCGTTGGCAGCGTTCTCAGGGGGGTGCCATGGCCGACTACGCCATGA